The DNA segment AAATTTGTACTACTATTCTTCACTTGTTGAAAGCGTATGTCTATACACCTTCTGCTTCTAGTTTCGAATATGTTGTGTGTTCTTGAgagcctccttttcttctgcCAGAGAGAAACACGAAGCTGTTTGCACAGGTGtcagaaacaaatgaagaaaaactggTTTGTTGATTCTCGTAGACAGCCTGGGTAGATATAGATACAATtgttccttctcctcccctgtGCTCTATGCTGTATAAGTTTGTGCAGTGAGTAGGCAGTTTGATGTCCAGATAGGCTAAATTATAGGGGGGAAGTGGTATGGTGAAAAATGACTACATTTACCTTCAGAGATTCATTCTGAGGATTATGACAcgcaaaaaagaataaagacagAATGTTGCGAATGGGCAGTTTAAAATTATTGCTAATATTTTAGCAATAGAAAAGAATGTATACATTAGAGACAAAAATTAACTTAAACTTCCTGTAGGATGAGTTTAAATGTTCTTCCTGCCTGCTAAGGGGGTGGTTCCACTGAAGCCTTAACAACACCTGTATTAATGTTGGTATCTTGTAGTACAAAACAAAGAGAATAGTTAATAGACTGTTTTTAGTTAACTGCCAAACCATGATTTTGTCTAGAGACTCAAAGTGGTAAAACTTTCACATTGGATCTAGTTCAGCTGAGATGGAAATTGTTCTGCTTCCCTCCAATTCAGTTTCCCACAACCAATTTACCACTTAAGGGTGTGGAAAGTAGTATTTCTGCTAAAAACTGGAAATGCTATGTGAAAGTAGTCTTGTCATACGAATTTTTGGCTAGAAAGAAGCTTGTTCTGCTGACATGCTGGAGTATGAGCAGGCAAAGAGAAATCACACAGACATCATCTTGTGTAGGTGGATGGAGGAGGGAAAGTTGAACTGGTAGccagaagtattttctttctttggggCTGTGATGACTCAGATTCAATGCTTTTTCCCTTGCCTTAATGCCCTTTCTTTAGGGGTTTTTCCTTCAGATAGTCCTGTGAGGGTGAAAGtagttaaaaatcagaaaaatagtGTTTTCATTTAAGTTACATGATTTGACAAATGTCTTGATTGAGGTTTGAGGAAAGACTGGAAGCCAGACTGCTGCTGCACCTCCTGGTTAAAGTTTTGGCAATGTTGAAGcagctgtgaaaacagaagttGACTCAGTTCTAATTAAAAATCCACAAAATACAATGGAATCTTAGAAGGATTTCAGGTGCAAGAAGATAACCTGCATCTCCTGTACTGAAACACTGTGTAACCATGCTTCTAGCAGATCAAACCAATGGTGTTCTGTGATTATGATATGCTTGCTTCTTGGGAATatctcatatttttattttcctgaaatcaTTCAATATGACTGTATTTTCAGGTGTTCTTTCTGAACAGCATTGCAAGTAAATGCTACTATACTTGAGAatattgttctgttttcctaTGTTAATTGTCCTGGATCCAGCTGTGAGAGAAGTGTTGAGTGGTACAGAACTAATTGGATTGggttttgtattgttttctctcctttttacAGGAGATCCATGTACAGTTTCTTCTCAGCTGGAGTTAGAAGAGGCCTTTCGGTTATATGAACTAAACAAGGATTCTGAGCTTCTAATTCATGGTATGGTGACATTTAATATATTGCTTCTCTTGTTTCTACCGTGAATAAGTGGAATTTTTACCTTGACTTATCTCCATCTTTTGGACAGCTTCCTCGATGAAAGCCTGTTATGACATTCTGTCAAAGAGGATGCTGAAGAGCGCGCGCTGTGCTCTTTTGCTGTCAGCACTTTGTCATTGTCCTTTATTAaattaagggaagaaaaaatacttcctgTTAGTTTATTAATGAAAGACAGACCCTGTCTCTTTCATTCATTCATCCCAAGTGTCTTTGTATGCATGCTGGCAACGAATAGTGGAAGAGATACAGGACAGTGTCCTATGCTTTGTTGTTCGTAAGTGCTTTAGAGCAGCACCTATATTAGCAAAAAAAGTTGATGAGCTCAATTTGTGATGCCAGATTAGTCAAAAGTTTgatttttctaaaatgaaacagttttgaaTCTAGTAATACTGTGCCCCTGTTTTATGTGTAATagctcagtttttatttttcaaggttATACACCTATTTTGGTAGCTTCTGCagtaaattttgtttttatctttttacaaGTAGAAGATAGATTTTTGTTTAACAGAGATAATAACAGAAAAGTAGAGGATCACTGTAAAGCACACGTTAGTGGGGGCATTACACTAGGGTGCCTTAACATGGTCCTTCTCTAAAAGGATGCAAAAAATCTAGTTCACAGCTCATTTGGAAGGAAGGGACAGCTTTTCAGCTACCCACAGACTTTTAAAAAGTCGAAGAAGAATGTAATCTTTTGCTATATATATTTTCACTCTTTCCATATATATTACATCAGCATGCTTTTTGATCTGCcgtttttccatttatttttgtgtttgataAGCTTCTTATTAAAATAGCACAAGGGTGCACTCTGGCCAGTTATACTGCTGAAGctaaataaactgaaatgaaaaaaaaaaaggctaatgTAGACAAGATCATATGTAGCTGTTCGGACACTGTAATATAGTAAGTTTATAGTCAAGATTTCCAGATACTGACTGTGATGATTAGTCACATGAGAAACCAAAATTGTTACTTTTCTCCACTTAATTTCCTTAGGAAAGAACTTGGTTTATTCTGCTTCTTGGTCGTATTTCTCATGTATGTCACTGCGTTGTCCAGCCAACTGGGTTTTGTGGTAGCTTTTCAGCTCACTTGCTTTTGCACAAGGTTTTGTTAAAATGTAGTATGTGCCGAATTCCTAAATGGTTGAATGGCTTTCAGAAGTGTTGTATTTAACCTAGATTTATTTACtctcagaataaaaattaatcagaTGCTAATGTCTGTCTTACAGTATTCCCTTGTGTACCAGAACGGCCTGGCATGCCTTGTCCTGGAGAAGATAGTAAGTAGGctttttagttaaaaaataggaaaaatcaagaattcaggtttcattttttagaaatactgatattctgtgatttttttttttatcctacaCTTAGGATTAGTAATAATCAAATATcaacaaattaaatatttaaaaggaataGAAGTCTTGCTAAACTTAAATGTTGTTTATCACTTCTGAATCATTGTTAATAAGCATTTCACATTCCTGTTAACTATCCATGTCACTctgctttccttgcttttgCCTCTTCTACTGTGACAATTTTTTATCTTACTTCTGTCTTTGGTAGTTACCAGATTGCTGGCTGATTAGTGTGAACATTACCAATGGTAATGACTTGTTGTTTCGCCATTTAGAGATCacttaattaattttaaattgatGTCTAGGTATTACCAGGAGTATTCTCTGGAAACCTCTCAAGTTATGTTAACTGATATAGGTgatttttccctctgtcttAAAGGTTTGTAAAAGAGCATGCGTATGCTACGCACACACAAACATCTGTCAGCTTGACATCCATGTGTGACAAATGTGAATGTGCATGCTTAAAAGTTAACTTCAGCAGTATGGgtgatgctgcttttctgaaaaagcGAGGTTGCAGGATGAATTAGAAATAGACTTACAGCTCAGTGTAGTTTTGCATATTGtagttttcagttttggttCCTGATATGTCTCTACTAATAAAGagtaaaaatcaaaaccaaacagtgGCAGCTGTGGATCTAAACCACTGGAGGATCTGTGCAACCAATCTTGTCAATAAGgacatgctgctgaaatgcacattctttcctcctcccctcagcTCCTCAAGTTTAGCTAAGATAGGTGCATACTTTGCACACAGGTGTTTGTATTGTTTAGGCAGTTTCACTTCTCTTCAGTCACTATTACTTTTAACTTTGGAAAAGCAGGATAAATTTAGAGTTGATAGGGATATTCTGCTTTAGATTTGCtccaaaacttaaaaaataaaaaagatactTGAAACATtactctgtgtttctgtgaggTACAGGAGTGAAAATGTACTCTGCAAATCATTCTACACAGAAACCTCCACGGGAAGATGTTGtagttctgtgtttttatttttatggataTAATTGTGTTTTTCCTCTTAGAATCCATTTATCGCCGAGGTGCCCGCCGGTGGCGAAAGCTCTATTGTGCAAATGGTCACACTTTCCAAGCCAAACGATTTAACAGGGTGAGATTCTTGTTGGGTACTTGAAACCACGATCCAGGGATGTCTTACTTTTGTAATTACAATGTCACTTCCTTGAAAAATTCTAAGGTGTTTTTATTCTCATTCTTGTTTGTCTGTAGTAGCTACACTTTTGGTAACCCTGTAGTTTCAGGAAACTTAAGTTTGTGATAATTAGTAATGATTATAATAGAAAAATGAAGTGGTTGCAATTCACTTTACATGTACTATGAAAACATGATATTGATTATACAAAAGCTCCTATGTTCCCTTAAAGTCTTTGCAGAGGTCAGACTTGAACACTGGCATCAGATGGCTGTgagctgaaaatacatttttagttctttcagtTCTGGGCTTAAAAACATCTGAGCTTGCTTACATTGCACAGACTTTTCTTTCATGATGTTTAAACTAGAAAACTGCGATGTTTGTCCAAAGAGCCTGCTTGTGATGGCATGTAgtcaactgaaaataaaaaaccgTAGTATTTTCAAGAAGCAATGGTCAAATACAATTAGCTGAGGGCCAAGAAGGCTTTCTGTTATGTTTAGAAGaatgaacaagaaaaagcaaacccaaaataCTGGAATAAGCCAGGTTCCTTGACAACTTCAAtaatctttccttcttttctgagCTTAGTGTATTGTGTGCTTAATGCTTGAGGTTGCCTCCACTAAATTTTATCTTGCGCATCCTTCATATCTAACTTCtaagcccttccccccccccccccccccatcttttTTTTCAAGCTCTTCCTGGTCAAAGGCTGTCAAGGCACCATAGCTTAATCACTTTCTACTTTTGCTTTCATAGGCACCCTGTGTTCATGGATCTTTGAGTTGTTCTGTGAATGTCCTTCAGCAATCTTCCCATGTCCTATTATCTGGTGGTTTAATGTGTTGAAACTTTTGCTCTCCTACCTTACTCTGTACAAATTTAAGAACTCATCTACACAGATGAGGAGATGAATAGCAAATTAGCTCAGTCACAGCAGCCTACTGATTCAGCTGCAGTGTTCTGACTTGGAGTTGATTGGCTCATGCCTCCCTGGGGCTGTGTGCAGCAGAAGAGGCTGGCCATGCCTGCACCTTTCCATGTAGATGCAGGCTTTCTGAATGGCAGTTGCTGCTTATTGTTCAGTTGTAGGTTTTGAACTCCTGTGTATTGTATCTGCATGTTCTCAAGGTTTTCAGATAGACACTCTTGGTATAGTGGCAAGTTAGCAGGGATCTCTTTGATCTCTTGTCCCATGGGTTTTGTTGATGATAATCTGGCTGATTAGTTTTCATTGTTTAATTTTGCTCTTTAATTGGTTTTGTTGATTTGTCCTTCTAGAGAGCTCATTGTGCCATCTGCACTGATCGAATATGGGGCCTGGGTCGCCAAGGATATAAATGCATCAATTGCAAACTACTTGTTCACAAGAAGTGTCACAAACTTGTCAGTACTGAATGTGGCCGACATACACTACAACCGGTAAGTAAAACAAGAGTTGTCCTGAAAATAACAACCaccaatcaaccaaccaaactCCATGTTATGTTAATGGTTTTTGAACTACAGTCTGCAAATAATCACAGTAGATGAAACATCATTCTTTGTGGTTACAGCAACACTTCGCAAGTAAGTGTGGGATTCACATAGCAAAAGGCAGTTTAGTGGCAAGACAGGAATCTAATTTTCACATCTTGTATTTTTCTAGCGTCTAATATAAGCTTAGAAGTGATGTCTATCTCATTCTTTGCTGCTCTGTCACATCACACattctatatatacacatgcattgTTTTACATCTTTGAAGTGAAGTACAGGTGAAATACTCTAAATATCTGTTAAATTATTagattatttctcattttacagaaaaggaagatgaagtgcagaggttttgtcttttctcccaAGAAATCCAATCACCTTTAGTTCTTAAGTCCCCAGAAAATTTTAGATGATTATTGCTCCTGGCTTaatatttaaagcaaacaacTACAAGTCTACGTTTTGTGAACTCATTTGACTAATACGTGTACTGCTGAAGTACTTGagcttttctgtctcatttctcATCTGCTAtacttcttttctctgttgtcCTAAGTTGTCACTTCACCAGCTTCTGGAAGCATGTCGTAAGTTCCAGAAAATTGGTAAAATAAGTCCTGCAGTGGTTTCTTTTATTGAATATGAATTAGAGCATATATAGAGTATGTATATTGATTAAACAAGTTTAAACGTAGCTCAGATTATATTCTTTGGGGATCATTTATTGTCTCTAAAATAATGTCTCTTATACTTGGACAGTCTAATACAAAAATCCTGTCTGTATTTGCAGGAGCCAATAATGCCTATGGATCCGTCATCAGTGCATCCAGATAACGTAGAATCAGGTAAGATGaatagttttccttctttaaattACTGTAAGTTTCTGAAACATGAACTTTgggtttcaaaatgaaacaaaataactttaaaattacttttaaaaacattctttacttttttcataGAACAAGAAAACTAAGACTTGTATCCCTCTTCTTAATGATAAGGGGGGTATAAATACAAAAATTCCTGTTCTCCATGTCCTACCAGCTTAAGAAACATGGCTAAAAAGGAGGAATTTAGGCTGTCAAAATGTTACCATCAGTAAGCCATGTACTTTAAATCAAACAGACAAAACCCCTTAGCAGAACTAGCAGTGTGTCCACTGGATTTGTAGCCAAACAAGTTCATTGTTGTAGAAATAAGAGTGATAGGCCTAATGTTTGAATTTGGATATAGATGATGGTCAGTTTAAAAAACAGACCACTGTTCTGCACAAGATTCTCTGTGTGTGGAGCTTGAAGAGATCTCCAATTATAATTACAGGATTTTATATTAGCCATAACTGATTGCTAATGCAGTATTCGGAAAGAGTGATTATGATGGTTTACTCTcctgcacttaaaaaaaaaaaacaaccccaaacccagcaTTTTTGAATACTTGTAATAGAAGTGTTTAAACTGTGTATATCTCTGAGCTTTTGTGTGGAAATttcaaggcaaaagaaaatactgttgtgTCACATTGGTCTAACAGGTTTTTTTGCACCTTTAGTTATTCCATATAATCCCTCAAGTCATGAAAGCTTGGACCATGTTGGTGAAGAAAAAGAGGTAAAGTATCTTAACTACGCAATGTGTATTCAGAGACCTTAAAGCCTGTGTCTGTCAATTtcaatattttcctaatttaatATGTCACAAATGAACAGCTTAcaagctgttttattttgaacCATGAGTTGAGATGTGCTTTATTTAGGAAGTATTCCAAAATCCTTCAATctcatctgttttctgcatgccaagtctcctctgcctcctttcATTCCCCTCACATTCCTCTCCAAGACAAAGCAGTTTTAAGAATAACAAGTGTTAATTGAATTACATGCTtatattaattttgctgttcttgttgGAAATGCTGACTTTTGCAGTTGTTAAAATTGGAGAACTTGCTTACTCATTTTAAAGTATCTTTCTTTACCAATAGGCAATGAGCATTAGAGAAAGTGGTAAAGCTTCCTCCAGTCTGGGTCTTCAGGATTTTGATTTGCTCCGAGTTATAGGAAGAGGCAGTTATGCTAAAGTACTGCTTGTTCGATTGAAGAAAACTGAACGCATTTATGCAATGAAAGTGGTGAAGAAAGAGCTTGTCAATGATGATGAGGTAGGCAAGCCTTTTACAATAAATCAGGCAACTCTTCCAAAGAGCTTCAGTATTTCCCTCAAGTTGGGAGATTAGTGGAAATTTGTCAGAAATTGCAGTATAACGCTGCTGAACACAAGCTGTTACCAAAGATTTCCCTTGTGTTTCTTTAGGCTTCCCTGAAAAGAGTTGAGTGTCTGTGGTTTGCTGTCCAAGAGcttttgtatttacttttgtCTACCAttgttttgccctttttttttttaatgctacttTGCATCTGTCTGCACCAGTTTATCTTTTATAGATGAGTGTGTTTTCATTCACAAGTGTAGTCACACAGTGAGGCTAAAAGTACAGAATGCTTAAGACAAGACCCACAGCCCCCCCCGTATTCTGCATTGTATTACTTCACATTGGAAAactatatatttaatttcttttaagtaAAATGAGGACAGCAAAACACTTGAATATCTTTCTGCTAATTGTCATTAATACATACTTAACCTAAGAATGGCAACAGTTCTTTTCTGAATGTcacttttcttaaataaatagGATATTGATTGGGTTCAGACAGAGAAACACGTCTTTGAACAGGCTTCAAATCATCCCTTTCTTGTTGGACTACACTCTTGCTTCCAGACAGAAAGCAGGTAAAAGTCGTAAGATAATAAGAAGATAatcttatttgaaaaatatttcatactgTTAGGCACCTCAAAGGCCTATTTGAATCATTAAGTGTTAGGTAGGTAGTGAAAGACAATGTACCGTAGCATTTTATGAGCAAATGGCCATGTTCATCATCTAAGCTTTTCAGATTGCAAAGATGCAACAGAATGCAAAGTTACCAGTAGGTGTGATGGGAAGGATTCTGGACAGGAAGAGAGGTGCAGCtagcatacaaaaaaaaaaggcttaagaATGTAAGGTAGAAGACAGAGCCTGgaatggatggaaaaaaaagtttaggGAGAGAAGTCGGAAGTACAAAAAATACTGGGATAGACTGTGTGATGGTGAGGTTCTGAGCAAGACTCAGAAAACAGtatctgaatttttaaaaggaaaacagagtaaTAGAGATGAAAATTGTTATTCTATGTGTTTATATGTAGAAGAGATTGCAGTAGATTAATTATTATTCTATACAGTAATGACTTTcagtatatataaaatatagttACATATTTAAACAGTATTCTTGCTGTTTGAAAAGGTGACAAGCTAGAGGAGGGAAATGAGAAGAAGTGTTTGTAATATACCAATAGTATTAACTCTGAACAAAGAAGATTAAAGGGATAATGAtggaaaattggaaaaaaatgttctggtTTGTGCACAGAAACTTATGTGAATCTATTTATATCGTTACATATGTCATAATGGCAAGGAGTAGCTTTAATGGATGAGGAATGCAAGAAGGTCTACTTACTTTTCTTTCGCAATAAAGGAATTATCTAGAGAAACTCCATATATTTGACTTTTAAACTGGACAATTTCTTCAAAGGGAGGCCAAACGCTGAAACTGGCCATGTTAGCAGAGAGGTGGGAGGAGCTGAACTGACATTGTTCAGTAACAGACCTGTAACATCTCAAACCTCTTTCAGCCTATATCAACCCCCTGTGTTTCAGGTTATTCTTCGTTATAGAGTATGTGAATGGAGGAGATCTAATGTTTCATATGCAGAGACAGAGAAAGCTGCCAGAGGAGCATGCCAGGTATGtctaatttcagatttttttacagcaaaacaGTTCAATTTCTGGCACAGTGTGGTAGTGCCGAGATTATGATGATGAGCTAGCAAATCCTCCCCAGATGTTAAGGATTTAGGAAGTAGGAAACTGCATCCTCATTTTAATGTTGCAACCtatgatatttttgtttcaaggaGGAACTGAAATAGGAACCTCTTCAGTATTGCTTGTCTTAGCGTTACCCTACATGACTTCAGTctgattctgattttttttttttctctagaaaaatgcttttgtggTTGTGgttgctgttttggttttggtttttttttttgtttttgttttttttaatttctaatgatGTGACAGCAAATGTGTTTCTCTTAAAACAACCACTACCAGCTGTCCTGGCAAATGCTGTTTTTGGTGCATATGCTTCATCTCAGATGGTGAGATGAAAGGAATGATTGCAGTAGACactaatattaattaaaaataatttttgaagtgACTGTGGATGGAAGCATTTGTATAATTATAAGCAATTTATCCACTTATCTGatgaaaaataacaatacaTGTGATTATATTTAGAGAAGTATCACACTACAAAGACtattgtggtttgggttttgattATTTGAGTAATCAATATCTCCTTTCTACACTAGGTTTTATTCTGCTGAAATCAGTCTAGCCTTGAACTATTTACATGAACGAGGGATAATCTATAGAGATTTAAAACTGGATAATGTGCTACTAGATTCTGAAGGGCATATTAAACTCACAGATTATGGCATGTGCAAGGTAAGCTCCAGTTCATTGCTAACCAATAATATCAACAGTTAAGAAATTGTCATAAATTAAAAGATGCAGacacttaaaaatgtaaaatttcaaGATATTAATTTATACACACTGCAGattggcatttttctttcttccatttataGAAGTGAAATAAGTATATAGCCTAAATACAGATACTACATATGTTTATGATTTTTATAAAGGTGCTTTATTGACTTGACCGAGAGGGGCAGGctgaaatagaatcatagaatagtttgggttggaaaggaccttaaggtcatccagttccaacccccctgctgtgggcagggacacctcaccctaaaccagGTTTCTCAAGGccctgtacaacctggcctggaacactgccagggatggagcaagaTAGCTTGATTTCAAGAGGAGCAAGATGTTGAAATGTATCAGTCACGCTTGCTCCCATTGAGGATATATGACACTTCCCCTTTTCTCTCAAAACTACAAAGACACTGGAGCACAGGTTTGACTTTGCCATGAATTGCCATTATGCTGACCTGTTAGAACTATTTTAAATGCTATAACTTGGctaaggaaatgaaaagcataaaGTAGTACAGATTGGAAAAGGCCTTGGGATGTCTAATCCACCCTCCTGCACAAAGCAGGGTAAGCTGTCCTATCAGGCTAGGTTATTAAGGGCTTTTTTCAGTTTGTCTGTGAAAACTTCCAAGGATGAAGACTGCAGAACTTCTTTGGGTAACTTCCTCCCCATTCTGCATCCCATGCTCTTCTTTGTAAACCTTGTATCTGTCCACTGCAACACCTCAGTCATGTAAGCTGTTCCACCCTGCCTTAGTTATTCCCGTTTGCCTATCATTGGAGAGGTGGTGGGGCTTACTACTGAAAAGCTTAAAAGATGTTGTCATCAATAGGTATGTGCCATCCTCCTGCAACTTTAGatgaatatttacttttttagtAAAActataatacataaataaacataaaatatgtataaataaattaaaaaatgtttaattttgaataaacaaaagcagtttattCTGGATAGTTAATTCCAAATCAGGTTCTTAGCAGAGGAATGTGTGATCCTTGGCTAACtgtaaagtattttctttccctccttcttaAAGGAGGGCCTGAGGCCTGGTGACACAACCAGCACATTCTGTGGGACTCCAAACTATATTGCACCTGAAATTCTCCGGGGAGAGGATTACGGTAAGCTGAATTTTTCACTGCGACCATGTAACTTTTACCTTGTCTCTTACAACTGACTCAAGTTGTTCAACAGTAGAAAGTCTAAATCTCAGTTAGAAACGGGATCATTCTTAATTAAGCATCCTGTCTGAAAAAGTAAGTGAACCCTTcaaaggaaaggcagagaaCATCTCTTTAATTGTAAAACCTGTTAACATCTTGttccatttaaaaaatcccagcaaccaaacaacaaaacaaaacccaaagaaaacaaacaaaaacctcaagacaacagaaagaatttgtttaaaatgtacCATTTTATTCCTGTGGGATGTCTCTTCCAGACTGGCTTCACATCTTCCTTATCACAGACTTTCTAGGCCACCCAGACTGTATCAGCCCCAGCCTAGCTACTGGAATTCTTCTTTAGCAGTGAATAGCAGAGTAGTTGTGCTTAGCTTCATAGGTGACTGTCTTGCTACCATTAAGAATCACATACTTCCCCCTTGTCCCCTGCCTTGGATAATGCACTGTTAGTAATGCCTAGCTTAAATATTATCTAAACCTTTGATAAGGTCCTAATATCAACTTTTGAactttctgcatttccttttct comes from the Melopsittacus undulatus isolate bMelUnd1 chromosome 6, bMelUnd1.mat.Z, whole genome shotgun sequence genome and includes:
- the PRKCI gene encoding protein kinase C iota type: MPTQRDSSGNSTMSAPGGGGGGLGGDSAHQVRVKAYYKGDIMITYFEPSISFEGLCSEVRDMCSFDNEQLFTMKWIDEEGDPCTVSSQLELEEAFRLYELNKDSELLIHVFPCVPERPGMPCPGEDKSIYRRGARRWRKLYCANGHTFQAKRFNRRAHCAICTDRIWGLGRQGYKCINCKLLVHKKCHKLVSTECGRHTLQPEPIMPMDPSSVHPDNVESVIPYNPSSHESLDHVGEEKEAMSIRESGKASSSLGLQDFDLLRVIGRGSYAKVLLVRLKKTERIYAMKVVKKELVNDDEDIDWVQTEKHVFEQASNHPFLVGLHSCFQTESRLFFVIEYVNGGDLMFHMQRQRKLPEEHARFYSAEISLALNYLHERGIIYRDLKLDNVLLDSEGHIKLTDYGMCKEGLRPGDTTSTFCGTPNYIAPEILRGEDYGFSVDWWALGVLMFEMMAGRSPFDIVGSSDNPDQNTEDYLFQVILEKQIRIPRSLSVKAAGVLKSFLNKDPKERLGCHPQTGFADIQGHPFFRNVDWDLMEQKQVVPPFKPNISGEFGLDNFDSQFTNEPVQLTPDDDDIVKKIDQSEFEGFEYINPLLMSAEECV